Genomic DNA from Tissierellales bacterium:
TCTCGATGGATACAATATTTTAAAACCTTCTTCTTGACCACGCCTTTCCATCTCATCTCTAAGCCCTTGATTAGAAGCTACTCCACCTGCTATAGCTATTGTTTTGTGACCATTCTTCTTCGCTGC
This window encodes:
- a CDS encoding tRNA (adenosine(37)-N6)-threonylcarbamoyltransferase complex transferase subunit TsaD, with the protein product AAKKNGHKTIAIAGGVASNQGLRDEMERRGQEEGFKILYPSRVLCTDNAAMIGCAAYYEYLKGERGDLSLNAVPNLKLGEKRY